One Acetobacter ghanensis DNA window includes the following coding sequences:
- a CDS encoding PQQ-dependent sugar dehydrogenase yields the protein MSRRNMWMAGGALVVLVAAVGGVVQYSRSESANLAVEQGTGPTPMLPAPDGRPLPTVNIARPIGWKNGEHPTPAAGLEVAAFATNLDHPRWLYSLPNGDVLVAQSNSPGTDIQTFKNRIASFVMGAVGAGDPSPNRIVLLRDEKGTGKATLQTVLLDHLYSPFGMALVGNDLYVANANAILKFPYHEGDTHITAPPVKVTDLPAGYNHHWTKNILASLDGRFLYVTVGSNSNVAEHGMDVEEGRARIDRVDLQTGKLTPYATGLRNPNGMGWEPQTGALWVAVNERDEIGSDLVPDYMTSVKEGGFYGWPYSYYGQHVDVRVHPPRPELVASAVVPDYALGPHTASLGLTFTDTARLLPDTMQHGVMVGQHGSWNRRPKSGYRVVYIPFNAGQPQGMPQEVLTGFLTPDQEHVHGRPVGVAVDQSGALLVADDVGNTVWRVTGEQ from the coding sequence ATGAGCAGACGAAATATGTGGATGGCCGGGGGCGCGCTGGTCGTGCTTGTTGCGGCCGTGGGGGGAGTGGTTCAGTACTCCCGTAGCGAGAGCGCAAACCTTGCTGTTGAGCAGGGCACAGGACCAACCCCGATGCTCCCTGCACCGGATGGACGGCCTTTACCCACGGTCAACATTGCCCGTCCAATTGGATGGAAAAACGGTGAGCATCCAACACCAGCCGCCGGGCTGGAAGTTGCTGCCTTTGCCACCAACCTTGATCATCCCCGCTGGCTGTATTCTTTGCCGAATGGCGATGTGTTGGTGGCGCAGAGTAACTCTCCGGGAACGGATATCCAGACATTCAAGAACCGTATTGCCAGTTTTGTCATGGGCGCTGTTGGAGCAGGTGACCCTAGCCCCAACAGGATTGTTCTGCTGCGGGATGAAAAAGGTACGGGCAAAGCCACCCTGCAAACGGTGCTATTGGACCACCTTTATTCCCCTTTTGGCATGGCTCTGGTGGGGAATGACCTGTACGTGGCAAATGCCAATGCCATTCTGAAATTTCCATACCACGAGGGGGATACGCACATTACGGCCCCCCCGGTAAAAGTGACGGACCTGCCCGCAGGGTATAACCACCATTGGACCAAAAACATTCTGGCCAGTCTAGATGGACGGTTCTTGTACGTTACCGTTGGGTCCAACAGTAATGTGGCCGAACACGGCATGGATGTGGAAGAAGGCCGGGCCCGTATTGATAGGGTTGACCTACAGACCGGAAAGTTAACGCCATACGCAACCGGTTTGCGTAACCCCAATGGTATGGGGTGGGAGCCGCAGACTGGCGCATTGTGGGTGGCAGTTAATGAGCGGGATGAGATCGGGAGTGATCTTGTGCCCGATTATATGACATCGGTTAAAGAGGGCGGTTTTTATGGCTGGCCTTACAGTTATTATGGCCAACATGTTGATGTGCGTGTGCATCCACCCCGGCCGGAACTGGTTGCCTCGGCTGTGGTGCCAGATTACGCGCTTGGTCCGCATACCGCCTCACTCGGGCTGACGTTTACAGATACAGCCCGGCTGCTCCCTGATACAATGCAGCACGGTGTTATGGTTGGTCAGCACGGGTCATGGAACAGGCGGCCCAAAAGTGGGTATAGGGTCGTTTATATTCCCTTTAACGCCGGTCAACCCCAAGGGATGCCGCAGGAAGTGCTGACTGGGTTTTTAACCCCGGATCAGGAACATGTGCATGGTCGTCCTGTTGGAGTTGCGGTTGACCAGTCTGGCGCACTGCTTGTTGCGGATGATGTGGGTAATACCGTTTGGCGTGTGACCGGGGAGCAATAG
- a CDS encoding L-lactate permease, with protein sequence MFIQPLAPVGHSLLLSFIVAACPILVTLFMMGVLRRPAWQSSLGGLLVGLVIAIGIWGLPPGLAFASISNGVVFSLLPVMWIAFCALLLFNVAVHNGRFDAFRGWLIQNVPNDRRILLIVLGFCFSAALEGVAGFGTPVAITSALLILLGFPALDALTYVLIFNSAPVAFGGLGIPVTVLGSITGLPPDVLGATIGRQLTPFACLIPFYVMALYGGWRSIRQTWPILLVAGGSFGLTLLVISGAGLYSLSNVLSSSVSLVASILFLRVWQPEPDPDHAIDLSKLDENAHAQATPVPLWQGWIPWVTVIAVVIVWDALHIARIGALPVHWPGLDNAVFISLYKTAYAAVWKFEPLGTGTAILVAAILSAVLTRTTLSQFGAAIATTLRQAWLAIVTVALTIGLAFLMNYSGMTYTLGYAVSSTGMFFPLVSVFLGWIAVFLTGSDTSGNALFGNLQVAAAHQLSLDPVLFASANSSGGVMGKMISPQNITTGVSVTSLKGQEGVVLARTFKHSLFLTFCMGVLVVFQQFVLR encoded by the coding sequence ATGTTCATACAACCTCTTGCTCCTGTGGGTCACAGCCTACTGCTTTCCTTTATTGTAGCGGCCTGCCCCATTCTTGTTACTCTTTTCATGATGGGGGTTTTACGACGACCGGCCTGGCAGTCCTCTCTGGGGGGGCTGCTGGTCGGGCTGGTTATTGCCATTGGCATATGGGGGCTACCACCGGGGTTGGCCTTTGCCAGCATCAGCAACGGTGTGGTGTTCTCCCTGCTTCCGGTCATGTGGATCGCATTCTGCGCCCTGCTGCTGTTCAACGTTGCCGTGCACAACGGTCGGTTTGACGCATTCCGGGGCTGGCTTATTCAGAATGTTCCCAATGACAGACGTATTCTGCTGATTGTGCTGGGCTTCTGCTTTAGTGCGGCTTTGGAAGGCGTAGCCGGATTTGGCACACCTGTTGCCATTACAAGCGCTTTGCTGATCCTGCTGGGTTTTCCCGCACTGGATGCCCTGACCTATGTGCTCATCTTCAATTCCGCACCCGTGGCCTTTGGGGGGCTTGGTATTCCCGTAACCGTGCTGGGGTCCATTACCGGCCTGCCGCCAGATGTGCTGGGGGCCACCATTGGCCGCCAGCTTACCCCCTTTGCCTGCCTTATTCCGTTTTATGTCATGGCGCTTTATGGCGGGTGGCGTTCCATACGCCAGACATGGCCTATTCTGCTGGTTGCGGGGGGTAGCTTTGGGTTGACGTTGCTGGTTATTTCCGGCGCGGGTCTGTACAGCCTGAGCAATGTTCTGTCTTCCAGTGTATCGCTGGTCGCCAGCATCCTGTTCCTGCGCGTATGGCAACCTGAGCCAGATCCCGACCATGCCATTGACCTGAGCAAGCTGGACGAAAATGCCCATGCTCAGGCAACACCGGTTCCACTCTGGCAAGGCTGGATACCGTGGGTTACCGTTATTGCCGTGGTTATTGTGTGGGATGCCCTGCACATTGCCCGCATAGGTGCGCTACCCGTGCACTGGCCCGGTCTGGACAATGCTGTTTTCATATCCCTGTATAAAACGGCTTATGCTGCGGTCTGGAAGTTTGAACCCCTTGGCACAGGCACCGCCATTCTGGTAGCCGCCATTCTAAGCGCCGTGTTAACACGCACCACACTCAGCCAGTTTGGCGCGGCCATTGCCACAACATTGCGGCAGGCATGGCTGGCCATTGTAACCGTTGCCCTAACCATCGGTCTGGCATTTTTAATGAACTATTCGGGCATGACCTACACGCTGGGGTATGCGGTTTCTTCCACCGGAATGTTCTTCCCGCTTGTTTCGGTCTTTCTGGGGTGGATTGCCGTATTTCTTACCGGGAGTGACACATCGGGCAATGCGCTGTTCGGCAATCTACAGGTTGCCGCCGCGCACCAGCTCTCGCTCGACCCGGTTCTGTTCGCCTCGGCCAATTCTTCTGGCGGGGTCATGGGGAAAATGATTTCTCCCCAGAACATTACCACAGGCGTGTCCGTAACATCCCTGAAAGGACAGGAAGGTGTTGTACTGGCGCGCACGTTCAAGCACAGCCTGTTCCTGACCTTCTGTATGGGTGTTCTGGTCGTTTTCCAGCAGTTTGTGCTGCGTTAA
- a CDS encoding putative quinol monooxygenase, producing MSDEITVVAILKAKAGREDDVAKAMAACVAPSRAEATNHQYVPNRDLDDPQTLIFIERWASRKALADHMETPHFKKLAAALEGQLDAPLQVHILQPVAGA from the coding sequence ATGAGTGATGAAATTACAGTTGTTGCCATTCTCAAGGCCAAAGCAGGTCGTGAGGACGATGTTGCAAAAGCCATGGCCGCCTGTGTGGCGCCCTCCCGCGCGGAAGCCACCAACCACCAGTACGTGCCCAACCGTGATCTGGATGACCCGCAGACACTGATTTTTATCGAACGCTGGGCAAGCCGGAAGGCATTGGCTGATCATATGGAAACGCCACACTTCAAAAAACTGGCGGCTGCATTGGAAGGGCAACTGGACGCACCGTTGCAGGTGCATATTCTACAGCCCGTTGCCGGAGCCTGA
- a CDS encoding lipase family protein, giving the protein MKSVSRFVVAVSMLALAACQTPPQPKSPSAPVQVSGALMQYQPLAADLGVTGSGPSYSIKYLSTNGVTGAGLVPVTGVVIYPAGQAPKGGWPVVAWAHGTVGIAHSCAPSLNPRSPRDQTYLAEWLHRGFAIVATDYQGLGGEGTHPYLNARAEAYSVLDSVRAALASLPDLSNNIMIVGQSQGGGAAFASAAYAPVYAPALHIRGVVATGIPYMSPDVIKAVLHAKPQNSASGIDPVVAYALLIGASQAGLDPAFKPEQAFTERAMPAFHAASEICARPLMEQIKTEGLTRANAFKPTLAQALAPAIKAMEFPTLRLNVPLFVGIGATDRDVAPQGQLMLVKDACQAGTVVQAHLYKGQDHSQAVLASMQDSAAFTNAVMNGEAVQPVCKPVAQ; this is encoded by the coding sequence ATGAAGTCTGTATCGCGTTTTGTTGTTGCTGTTTCCATGCTCGCACTGGCTGCGTGCCAGACGCCACCTCAGCCCAAATCACCTTCTGCTCCCGTTCAGGTTTCCGGCGCATTGATGCAATATCAACCCTTGGCAGCCGATCTGGGCGTTACGGGGAGTGGCCCCTCCTACAGCATAAAGTATTTATCCACTAACGGGGTTACTGGCGCAGGTCTGGTGCCTGTAACGGGTGTTGTTATTTACCCTGCAGGGCAAGCGCCCAAGGGTGGGTGGCCGGTTGTGGCATGGGCCCACGGCACTGTGGGTATTGCACACAGTTGCGCACCATCGCTTAACCCGCGCTCTCCGCGGGACCAGACATATCTGGCCGAGTGGCTGCACCGCGGTTTTGCTATTGTCGCCACGGATTACCAAGGCTTGGGGGGTGAGGGCACACACCCTTATCTGAACGCCAGAGCCGAGGCCTATAGTGTGCTGGATAGTGTTAGGGCTGCTTTGGCCAGTCTGCCAGATTTGAGCAACAATATCATGATTGTCGGGCAGTCTCAGGGGGGAGGGGCTGCATTTGCCTCCGCAGCTTATGCTCCCGTATATGCCCCGGCGCTGCATATACGGGGGGTGGTTGCTACGGGCATTCCCTACATGTCTCCCGATGTTATTAAAGCCGTACTCCATGCCAAACCGCAGAATAGTGCGAGCGGGATAGACCCTGTGGTGGCCTATGCCTTGCTGATTGGGGCATCGCAAGCAGGGCTGGACCCAGCGTTTAAGCCGGAACAGGCTTTTACAGAACGGGCTATGCCCGCATTCCATGCCGCATCGGAAATTTGCGCGCGTCCTCTTATGGAGCAGATCAAAACCGAAGGGCTGACACGGGCCAACGCGTTCAAACCGACATTGGCGCAAGCCTTGGCGCCTGCCATAAAGGCCATGGAATTTCCGACACTCCGGTTGAATGTCCCCTTATTTGTAGGGATTGGCGCAACGGATAGGGATGTTGCCCCTCAAGGGCAGCTTATGTTGGTAAAGGATGCCTGTCAGGCAGGCACCGTTGTGCAGGCACACTTGTATAAGGGGCAGGACCATTCGCAGGCGGTTCTGGCATCCATGCAAGATTCTGCTGCTTTTACAAACGCGGTCATGAATGGGGAGGCCGTGCAGCCCGTGTGTAAACCCGTGGCACAGTAA
- the guaA gene encoding glutamine-hydrolyzing GMP synthase — translation MSDAAQPASLVVLDEALHHDRILILDFGSQVTQLIARRVRESGVYCEIWPFTTDAEKIRSFAPRGIILSGGPASVNGPDAPRIPDVVFEMAVPVLGICYGQQAMCKQLGGEVESGEHREFGRAFVDIVEDCALFRGAWARGGREQVWMSHGDRVVALPPGFRTVAVSQGAPFAVIADEGRRLYGVQFHPEVVHTPHGAALLENFTHNVAGCSGSWTMAGFREMEIARIRKQVGSGKVICGLSGGVDSSVAAVLIHEAIGEQLTCIFVDHGMLRAGEAEDVIKTFRGQFNIQLIHRDASDIFLAALDGVTDPEIKRKTIGRLFVEVFEEEAVKLGGAQFLAQGTLYPDVIESVSFTGGPSVTIKSHHNVGGLPERMNMQLVEPLRELFKDEVRDLGRELGIPEVIVGRHPFPGPGLAIRIPGNITREKLDLLRKVDTIFLEEIRSAGLYDAIWQAFAVLLPVRTVGVMGDGRTYDQACALRAVTSTDGMTADVYPFDMSFLTKVAGRIVNEVRGINRVTYDITSKPPGTIEWE, via the coding sequence ATGTCCGATGCCGCTCAGCCCGCTTCACTCGTTGTGTTGGATGAAGCCTTGCACCATGACCGTATTCTGATTCTGGATTTTGGTAGTCAGGTCACACAGCTGATTGCCCGCCGTGTGCGCGAAAGTGGCGTATATTGCGAAATCTGGCCATTTACGACGGACGCTGAAAAAATTCGCTCTTTTGCACCGCGTGGCATTATTCTGTCCGGTGGGCCTGCAAGTGTGAATGGCCCGGATGCGCCCAGAATTCCCGATGTGGTGTTTGAGATGGCCGTGCCCGTTCTGGGTATCTGCTATGGCCAGCAGGCCATGTGCAAACAGTTGGGTGGTGAAGTCGAAAGTGGTGAACACCGCGAGTTCGGCCGTGCGTTTGTTGATATTGTAGAAGATTGCGCCCTGTTCCGTGGTGCATGGGCACGCGGTGGGCGCGAGCAGGTCTGGATGAGCCACGGGGACCGGGTAGTTGCCCTGCCGCCGGGCTTCCGCACTGTGGCAGTTAGTCAGGGTGCTCCATTTGCTGTTATCGCAGATGAGGGACGCCGCCTGTATGGTGTGCAGTTCCACCCCGAAGTGGTGCATACGCCACATGGTGCGGCTCTGCTGGAGAACTTTACGCATAATGTTGCGGGTTGCTCCGGGTCCTGGACCATGGCGGGTTTCCGTGAAATGGAAATTGCCCGTATTCGCAAGCAGGTTGGTTCTGGCAAGGTGATCTGTGGTCTGTCCGGTGGGGTGGACTCTTCTGTTGCCGCCGTGCTGATCCATGAGGCTATTGGTGAACAACTGACCTGCATTTTTGTGGATCACGGCATGCTCCGTGCCGGGGAGGCGGAAGACGTTATCAAAACCTTCCGTGGCCAGTTCAATATTCAGCTGATCCACCGGGATGCGTCCGATATTTTCCTTGCCGCACTTGATGGCGTGACGGACCCGGAAATCAAACGCAAGACCATTGGTCGCCTGTTTGTGGAAGTGTTTGAGGAAGAAGCCGTCAAACTTGGAGGCGCGCAGTTCCTTGCGCAGGGCACGCTCTACCCGGATGTTATTGAAAGTGTCAGCTTTACGGGTGGACCGTCTGTTACCATCAAGTCTCATCATAACGTTGGTGGGTTGCCCGAACGCATGAACATGCAGCTAGTCGAGCCGCTGCGTGAACTGTTTAAAGATGAAGTGCGTGATCTGGGGCGTGAACTCGGTATTCCCGAAGTCATCGTTGGGCGGCATCCTTTCCCCGGTCCGGGTCTTGCCATTCGTATTCCTGGCAATATCACGCGGGAAAAGCTGGATCTGCTCCGTAAGGTCGATACCATCTTTTTGGAAGAAATTCGGTCAGCAGGTCTGTACGACGCCATCTGGCAGGCTTTTGCCGTGCTGCTGCCGGTCCGCACTGTTGGCGTGATGGGCGATGGTCGTACTTACGATCAGGCTTGTGCACTCCGGGCTGTTACCAGCACGGATGGTATGACAGCAGATGTCTATCCGTTCGACATGAGCTTCCTGACAAAGGTGGCGGGGCGCATTGTGAACGAAGTGCGTGGTATTAACCGCGTCACTTACGACAT
- the lgt gene encoding prolipoprotein diacylglyceryl transferase, which yields MLPVLMFPQFDPVLVHFGPLAVRWYALSYILGIVLGIMLLRKLVAQPPRAGTAELADDFLTWVTLGVLAGGRLGYVLFYQPGYYLSHPLSILEVWHGGMSFHGGALGVIIAMVLFTWRYKLNFLAFADRVTVAVPIGLGLGRLANFINGELWGREAPASLPWAMIFPTGGPIPRHPSQLYESLTEGLLLFLVLFIASRQRSIRERPGFLAGMFLAGYGCARSFCEFFREPDSFLGYLPGGITMGQLLCVPMLIAGIALMVNARRQPIYVGLPDPQTQPAEKN from the coding sequence ATGCTTCCTGTTCTGATGTTTCCACAGTTCGACCCGGTGCTGGTGCATTTCGGGCCGTTGGCGGTGCGCTGGTACGCGTTGTCCTATATTCTGGGCATCGTGCTTGGCATTATGCTGCTGCGCAAGCTGGTCGCCCAGCCCCCACGCGCAGGCACGGCCGAACTGGCTGACGACTTTCTAACATGGGTCACCCTTGGTGTGCTGGCAGGGGGCCGGTTGGGCTATGTTCTGTTCTACCAGCCGGGTTATTACCTCAGTCATCCACTTTCCATACTGGAAGTCTGGCATGGCGGCATGTCGTTCCATGGTGGCGCGCTTGGTGTCATTATCGCCATGGTGCTGTTTACGTGGCGCTACAAGCTCAACTTTCTGGCATTTGCAGACCGTGTGACCGTGGCTGTCCCCATCGGGTTAGGGTTGGGACGGCTGGCCAACTTCATCAACGGTGAACTCTGGGGCCGCGAGGCTCCGGCCAGTCTGCCTTGGGCCATGATTTTTCCAACCGGGGGGCCTATTCCCCGCCACCCATCGCAGCTTTACGAATCCCTGACCGAAGGGCTGCTGCTGTTTCTGGTCCTGTTTATTGCCTCCCGCCAGCGCTCCATTCGTGAGCGCCCCGGTTTTCTGGCTGGCATGTTTCTGGCTGGCTATGGCTGCGCCCGCTCGTTTTGCGAATTTTTCCGCGAGCCGGACTCCTTCCTCGGCTACCTGCCGGGTGGCATTACCATGGGCCAATTGCTCTGCGTGCCCATGCTGATTGCAGGCATTGCCCTAATGGTAAACGCCCGCCGCCAGCCCATTTACGTCGGCCTGCCCGACCCGCAAACTCAACCCGCTGAAAAAAACTGA